Proteins found in one Perca fluviatilis chromosome 9, GENO_Pfluv_1.0, whole genome shotgun sequence genomic segment:
- the LOC120564991 gene encoding angiopoietin-related protein 4-like produces MKMPQLLILLMTILVHAATAFPTDRRALLSQDKHASWDDVNVVAHGLLQLGQGLKEHVDKTKAQMRDINAKLKAFNGTVAGLQRRQQEQDEALKARSKEEEEERERLAEEVKRQSEGIHTRMDRLEEKVDEVLNEPTLKSNNSENTRVSFIQRLVAAQNRRIDQLVEKITQQQDKLEKQSLYLQTLQSKVAHKRVKSHRRRDEEMALMGEPAEHSKDASGLARDCHDLFVRGQRASGVYRIQPESSQPFNVLCEMTSEGGWTVIQKRHDGSQNFNQLWESYKKGFGNLNGEFWLGLENIHSLSKQGQYVLQVELSDWAGEQQQEARYRLQLDGEEKKFALHLESSSGVQEKILTTGESGLPFSTADRDNDLAADVNCAELLSGGWWFSSCGESNLNGKYPRRPSLLRGQQFRRQGMFWTSTKGQNNSVKTTLLKIAPTTIEQ; encoded by the exons ATGAAGATGCCACAGCTTCTCATCCTCCTGATGACCATTTTGGTGCACGCAGCAACCGCTTTCCCCACGGACAGAAGAGCTCTGCTGAGCCAGGACAAACACGCCTCCTGGGACGACGTGAACGTGGTGGCTCACGGCCTCCTGCAGCTGGGCCAGGGTCTGAAGGAGCATGTGGACAAGACCAAAGCCCAGATGAGAGACATCAATGCCAAACTGAAGGCCTTCAACGGCACGGTGGCTGGCCTGCAGAGGAGGCAGCAGGAGCAAGATGAAGCTCTGAAGGCAAGAagcaaagaggaggaggaggagagggagaggctgGCCGAGGAGGTGAAGAGACAGAGCGAGGGCATCCACACCAGGATGGACAGGCTAGAGGAGAAGGTGGATGAGGTGCTTAACGAGCCGACACTGAAAAGCAACAACAGCGAAAACACAAGAGTCTCATTTATCCAG AGACTGGTAGCCGCTCAGAACAGACGCATTGACCAGCTGGTGGAGAAAATCACGCAGCAACAAGACAAACTGGAGAAACAGAGTCTGTACCTGCAAACCCTGCAGAGCAAG GTCGCACACAAGAGAGTAAAATCACACCGACGGAGAGATGAGGAGATGGCACTAATGGGTGAGCCAGCAGAGCACAGCAAAGACGCATCAG GTTTGGCCAGAGACTGTCACGACCTGTTTGTACGCGGGCAGCGAGCCAGCGGCGTCTACAGGATCCAACCAGAGAGCTCCCAGCCCTTTAACGTCCTCTGTGAAATGACTTCAG aAGGTGGATGGACAGTTATCCAGAAACGTCACGATGGATCCCAGAACTTCAACCAGCTGTGGGAAAGCTATAAGAAAGGCTTCGGCAACCTGAATG GTGAGTTTTGGTTGGGCTTGGAGAACATCCACTCTCTCTCCAAACAAGGCCAGTACGTCCTGCAGGTGGAGCTCTCCGATTGGGCAGGAGAGCAGCAACAGGAGGCTCGGTATCGACTCCAACTTGACGGAGAAGAGAAGAAGTTCGCTCTCCACCTGGAATCTTCATCTGGGgttcaggagaaaatactgACAACCGGAGAATCTGGTCTTCCTTTTTCCACAGCCGACAGAGACAATGACCTCGCTGCAGATGTCAACTGTGCTGAACTGCTCTCAG GTGGTTGGTGGTTCAGTAGCTGTGGTGAGTCAAACCTTAATGGTAAATATCCCAGAAGGCCGAGCTTGCTCAGGGGACAGCAGTTCAGAAGACAAGGGATGTTTTGGACGTCCACAAAGGGACAAAACAACTCTGTTAAGACCACTCTTCTGAAAATCGCACCCACCACAATAGAGCAATAA